Part of the Photobacterium sp. DA100 genome is shown below.
ATGTTAAAGACCTCAGGCAGCCAAAATATTATGGGTCTTTCAAGTGTAACAGCGGGCTGAAAGTTTGCTGGTGAGGAGGAAGTGGAAAATCGTTTGAACCCCAAATAAGTTGGCTGAAAATGAAAAGGCAGTGGAATTTCCACTGCCTTGGAGAATGTGGTTGGTAGCTACAATAGCCAATTAGGCTACAACGTTGGCCACTTCTTTAACTAGCACTGCTAGCTCATCCCAACGCTCTTCGTCGATCAGGTTGCCAGGAACCATCCAAGTACCGCCACAAGCAAAGACAGATTTAACCGCTAGGTAATCTTTGACGTTGGCAGGGCTGACGCCGCCTGTCGGCATGAAGCTGACAGGGTAAACCGCTGTCATCGCTTTTAGCATGTTTACACCGCCAGAAGGTTCAGCCGGGAAGAACTTCAGTGTATTAAGGCCTAGCTCCATCGCTTGCTCAACCATGCTTGGGTTGTTCACGCCTGGGATGATTGGCATTTCGCGCTGCTGGCAGTATTTCACGGTAGTCGGGTTGAAGCCCGGGCTCACGATGAAATCCACGCCGGCGTCGATAGCTTGGTCTACCTGCTCGGCATTTAGCACGGTACCGGCACCGATTAGCATCTCAGGGAAGGCATCGCGCATGTTGCGGATAGCTTGTGCAGCCGCTTCGGTACGGAAAGTTACCTCTGCACAAGGCAGGCCGTTCTCAGACAGCACCTGAGCCAGTTTTACCGCTTTGTCTGCATCTTTGATAGCAATTACAGGGATAACTTTCAGCTCGGCCATGCGAGCGTTTAACGTAGTCATGATGTCTTCCTTAATTCGATTTGAACAACACAGGCATAGCTGTGGATGGAATAATGGCGCCCTGATGTTGGATCACGGTACCAGCTAATAAGTGAGCATTTTGGGCCGCTTGCTCGGTATTGCCGCCGGTTAGGCGCGTTGCCAGATAGCCGGCACTGAACGAGTCACCAGCAGCCGTGGTATCAACCACGTTCTCGACTCGGGTTGCAGCAACAGACTGGCAGCCTTCTGCGGTAATGACAAGGCAGTCTTCAGCGCCGCGCTTGATGATGATTTCGCTCACACCGTGTTCCTGGGTACGGGCAATGCAGGTTTCGACACTGTGCTCGCCGTACAGCATCACTTCATCGTCAAAGGTCAGCAGGGCGATATCAGTCAGCGATAACATGGTCTGGTAATGCATGGCTGCAACATCCGTATTTTGCCACAGGCGTGGACGGTAGTTGTTGTCGAAGACAATTTTGCTGCCTTGCTCTTTGCATGCTCTTAGCACCCCGAACAGGGTCTCGCGGGCTTGGTCAGGCAAGATCGCCAGGCTGATCCCGCTCAGATAAATCATTTCAAAACGGCTCAGCTTTTCGATCAAGGCTTGGGTGTCGATATTATCCAGCCAGTAACGTGCCGCTGCATCGTTGCGCCAGTAATGGAAGGTGCGCTCGCCGGTATTGTCAGTTTCAATCAGGTACAAACCTGGGTTTTTGTCTTCAGATTGGAAAACAAGCTCAGTATTGATGTGCTCTTGTTGCCAAGCGTCAAGCATGTCGCGGCTGAAGCTGTCAGTACCCAGGCCGGTCACATAGCTTGTCTCAACACCATATTGATGGGTGAGACGGGAAAGGTAGAGTGCGGTATTGAGCGTATCGCCACCAAAACTCTGTTTGATGAGCTCGCCCTTGCGCTGTAGCTCGACCATACACTCTCCGATCACAGCGACATGTTTTAAAGACATAAAAAAACCCTCAATATTGGTTACTGAGGGTATTTTCAACAATAAGAATACACAAGTCAATAAAAATGAAATTGTGTTTCTATTTTTTATGGGTAATTGTGAAACCCAAGCTGTTCCGAAACTTTTTTGCTGGCATTTTGCAGCAGTTCGACATAGTAGGACTTGCGTTTTTCATCGAAACGAATGGTTGGCAATGAAATTGATAGTCCGGCAATGACATTGCCAAAGCGGTCAAAGACCGGTGCTGCCAAGCAGCGAAGGCCTGGCTCCTGCTCTTCGTTATCTTCAGCGAAGGCTTGCTCTTTGACTGTTTTCAATTCGCTTAGTAGTTGGTCGATGTTCTCAAGGGTTTTATCGGTGTGTTTGATAAAATCTACATCTTGCAGGGCGCTTCGGGTGAACTCTTCACTGCGGTAGGCCAGCAGAACTTTGCCGATAGCGGTACTGTAGAGCGGATTTCGGCGACCAATGCGAGATTGCATGCGCAGGTTATAGCCGGAGTCTATTTTGTGGATATAGATGATGGCATTTTCATCCAACGCGCCAAGGTGAAGGGCTTCGTTGGTTTGCTGCGAGATAAGTTGCATTTCTTTATCGCACAAATCGATGAGATCAACATGCTCAAGCGAGGTGGCACCCAGTTCGAACAGTTTTAGCGTCAGTGCATACTTATCTGTTTCGCCTTCTTGAGATACATACCCGAGCATTTTCATTGTCTGCAAAAAGCGATATACAGTGCTCTTTGACATCATCAGGCGCTGCGATAGTTCGGTGACACCAATTTCTTTCTGTTCGCCAAGCGCTTGCAGGATCCCGAACACCTTCATCACCGATGAGACGGCTTCAGGTTGTTTTGTTGACTCCATCAAAAATTCCTTTCTATCTAATTCGTTTTGCCACCATTATACGACTTAACATTTTTTGTATCTATTTTTATAAAAACCTTTTTCAGAAAATATGAATCAACGCGAAATGTCCTCATTTTTGTGATGTGCGTCAACTCTGCTGTTATAAAAAATAAAACAGCTTTTCAAAAAACTTGATGTGGGTTTTCGGTGTTGCTATAGTTGCACCACATTAACGGGAACACCAATTTCTTGTTCGGGGTCTGACGGCCGCGGACACACACCGAGGAAACGACATGATTTTGAATACATTCAACCTAGAAGGTAAGGTTGCCATCGTAACAGGCTGTGACACTGGTCTTGGTCAGGGTATGGCATTGGGTTTGGCTCAAGCTGGTTGTAACATCGTTGGTGTCAACATTGTTGAACCTACTGAAACGATTGAAAAAATCAAAGAAACGGGTCGTGAGTTCCTTGATATCCGCGCTAACCTGATGAAGACGGATGACATCGCAAGCATCGTTGATCAAGCAGTTACAAAATTCGGCAAAATCGATATTCTGGTAAACAACGCCGGTATCATTCGTCGTGAAGATGCGATCAACTTCAGCGAATCTGACTGGGATGATGTCATGAACATCAACATCAAGTCTGTGTTCTTCATGTCTCAGGCTGTTGCTAAGCAGTTCATCGCTCAGGGTCACGGTGGCAAGATCGTAAACATCGCGTCTATGCTTTCGTTCCAGGGCGGTATCCGCGTACCTTCATACACTGCGTCTAAGAGTGGTGTAATGGGCGTAACTCGCCTGATGGCTAACGAGTGGGCGAAGCACAACATCAACGTGAACGCGATCGCACCAGGTTACATGGCGACCAACAATACGGCTCAGCTACGTGCTGACGAGAAGCGTAATGCTGAAATCCTAGAGCGCATTCCAGCGGATCGCTGGGGTGAGCCTTCAGATCTAGCTGGCCCATGTGTATTCCTAGCCTCTGATGCGGCTTCATACGTAAACGGCTACACACTGGCTGTAGATGGCGGCTGGCTAGCACGCTAATCACAAATGTATGTGACAGCGGCTGCACCTGTAAGGGGGCGGCCGTTTTTTCGTATATATCAGCTCAATTTTTGAGCCATGCGGGCGAAAGCCGTTGTTGATGCTGTTAGTGATGTTTATTGAGAGGGCAGGATAGTGATGAGTGAATTGTCGCTTGCACAAGCGTTGGGATTTGTCAGTTTTGCTCTGGGGATCACGGCGTTTTACCAGAAAGATGACAAGAAGCTAAAAGTGGTGATGGTGATTTTTAATATCAACCATATGCTGCATTTCTTTTTGCTTGGTGCCGTGACTGCGGGTTTCAGTGCCTTGCTGTCGGCTTTTCGTACTGCTTTGTCAGTAAAGTTTCAGTCGAAGCTCCTCGCTTATTTCTTTATCGCCTGTAACTTGGTTGTTGGTTTTTATCTGGCTGAGCAGTGGCTGGATTTACTGCCGATTGCTGGGGCATGTATCGGTACCTACGCGTTATTCTGCCTCGAAGGTATCAAGATGCGTTTGGCATTCTTGGTTGGGGCTCTGTGCTGGCTTAGCAACAATATCGCGGTGGGCTCGATTGGCGGTACGCTGCTCGAAGCAACCCTATTGAGTGTGAATGTGGTGACGATGCTACGGCTATATCGTCAGCAGCGGGTAGCAGTTGCTGGGTGTTGAAGGTGTGTATGATTCTGTTAACTGTCGCATAATTAATGAAAAACAGCCCCTTAGGGGCTGTTATGTTAGTTGTCTTTCGTAATCATGCTCGGGCTTATCGCTGCAAAAGTTCGGTTTTCTTGCGTCTAACCCATGTAATGACACCGAGTAAAATGAGCGACCACATGCCGATTTGACCACCACCACTACCATTGGTATCAGTTTTGGCATCAGTACCAGTCCCGCTGTCGGTATCGGTGCCGCTGTCGGTATCGGTGCCGCTGTCGGTATCGGTGCCGTTGTCGGTATCGGTGCCGTTGTCGGTATCGGTGCCGTTGTCGGTATCAGTACCGTTGTCAGTGCCCGTATCTGGGGTACTTGGTTTTTCTACTACGGTGATATTGATAACAGCGGTGTTGGACGATGCGCCATCATTGTCTGTGACTTGGTATTCGATCGTGTCAGTGATCGGTTGGTCTCCTGTATGGCGGTATTCGATAACACCATTCGATTTGACAGTAGCTTCGCCATGCTGAGGATTAGAAATGATCTTTATTGAGTCGACAATAATAGTACCATCACTATCACTGTCGTTAGTGAGGCTTTCAACGTTAATGGTTTCACCAACATATAATTCGACCTCATCATTTTGAGCCACAGGAGCTACGTTATTCTCAAGGACCTTGACGGTAACACTGTCTTTTGACTGATAGCCCTCATCATCTTCAATCAACAATTCAAGCACGAAGTCCTGACTTTCCACACGGTCTCCTAAACGAGGGGCGATGAAGCTAGCCCGAGAATTGGTGGCGTTGTTTAGATCAATACCTGATTCCGATGTTGACCATGTGTAAAGCGAGATGTTGCCAATATTATCGAATGAGGCCGAACCGTCTAGGTTAACCAGAGTCCCCTCAAGAACAGTAAGATCGTTACCGGCATTGGCAGTTGGCACACTTTCATGTGTTACATTAAAGGCAACTTGCCCTTTCAGCAGAGGGGCTGATGGGGATTCGCAATGCTGTTCAAAGTCAGCTTTGAAGGAGGTCGGCGTGTTGTTGTCCCAAGTTAACGTCGAGACATTGAAATTGCCAAACAGCACATTGCAGCCTCGACTATCTCCTGAGATAGATAACCCCGCTATCCCAGCGCTATGGAAAGGAAATCTTTCTGCATCATCATAAGCGCCTTCAGTGAGCTGTGCCTGATCCGGAGCTGCAAAATCGGCACTCCACCATGTGCTACCCTGTACCGAGACAGTCACACCATTATCATGGTTTTTATCTAGGGAAATCGTGCTTGTTGCGGTATCAAAGTACCAATCTTGCCCTCCCCCGATGTAATCCCCGCTTTGGCTCTCCATTCTGAAGTAGGTAGCAGGATCGCTTTTACTGGAAAGGCTTATCTCTTTTTCTGCTGTAGCACTTTGCCCGAGTGTATCGGTGACGGTGAGTTTTAAAACGGCAGTTTCCCCACCCAGGGCAATCCCGTCAGCGACGGTTAGGCTCGAAACCTGCTCGGTAGCTGTCGATAGGTTGAGTAAAGCGTTTGGTAGCACCTCCCAATAATATCCTGAGATGCTGGCTGTTTTAGAAAATGAATGAGCGCCAGAAATGTTAATGCGGCTTCCCTCAACATGAATGGACTTATCTGCTGTGATTACTGGGAAGGGGTAGGGGTAGGGTTCTGGAATATTCGAGTTGATACGAATACTGCCAGCGAGCTTCGCGGTTGAAGAGTCGCAGTACTGTATGAAGTCCATTGCCAACCGTTCATCGCTACCTGCAAAGGCGTATTCATAAATGTAAAACTCACCGGCAATTTTATTACATCCGCGGTGAGCAGCGTTGACCTCTATCCCTGGGCTCATTGGGCCTCTGAAAGCAGCTCGTTCAGCATCTAAGTATGCTTGTTTACTGAGGTCACTATTATCAGGGGCAACAAACTCGAAAGAATAGCCACTAGGATGTGAGATCCTGATCGTCTGGCCACTAAAACTGGTCGTGAAATCTCCGGTTAACTCAACATTATTACCACCGCCAATCCAATCGCCGGTGTCACTGGATAATACGATATTCGAACCTGCATGAGATATTCCTGTAAAAAGAATGACAGGAAAAATAAATCCTTTTTTCACTTCTCTCTCCTTAGCTATTTGCAAACAGTAGTACCCACTACCTAAAAAGGTATCGACGTCCTTGAAACTGCATCAATAAAGAGCGTTGACATTGCTTATCATGCCGAAAAAACAACTTTTAAAGGGCGCAACATACAAAAGACGAATATCACTTCACTAAAAGAATCGAGCTTGAGTGATCAAAAGGGCAAAATGGGGACAAAATAGTGCTCTGTTGGTGGGCAGATAACGCAATCAACGCATTGTTTCCCTGCAAGAACATCTTTGGTGAGATTACGCGTCAGTAATCAGATATATTCTAGGTTCATCCGAAACAAGCGTGTGTGAGGGAGCCATGAAGCTAGATGCGATTTTATGGGATTACGATGGAACTATTGTCAATTCGGTGCCGAAAAATATCGATATTACCAAGCGGATCCTCTCTATTGTCGCCCCCCATTTAACCGGCGATAACCTCCCTTACTGCCTGCAAAGTGAAGCGGCATATCACCAAGTTAACCATGCCGCAAAAAACTGGCAGGAACTCTACGTGAAATACTACGGTATGACCGAGTCAGAAATGTTGGCAGCAGGCGCTTTGTGGACAGAGCATCAGTTGAGCAATACCACGCCAGTGACGCTTTTTGCCGGTGTGGAGGATACGGTAAGACGCTTGGCGGCTGTTCCCCATGGCATATGCTCGCAAAATGCGGCCAAGAATATTAAAGGGGTACTTGCTGAAGCTCAGGTCGATACATTTTTTCAGGCGGTGATCGGTTATGACGATGTGTCACAGAGTGGCCAGAAACCTTCGCCAGAGGGGGGGATAAGATGCTTGGAGCAACTGTTTGCTACCCCTGAAAACAAGGTGATCATGTATGTCGGTGATCACGAAGCCGATGTGCAATTTGCCCGAAACCTGCAAACGGAACTCGGCCTGCACTCCACCGTCATTGCCGTTGCAGCGGCGTACAGCGGCGCAGCCCCCGAACAGTGGGACACCCAACCAGATTTTATTATTCATGCACCGTCTGAATTGGCCATTATTTGTGAAAATTATTTGTAAGCGAAGGGTAAGAATGGACAGCGAATGTGTCACACAGACAAACAAAAAGGCTCCGAGCATGCTCGGAGCCTTTTCAAATTCCATAACCGTAATGTTAACTAAGGGCAGTCAACTTACTTTTCAAGTACAGACAGAACGTACTCTTTGATAGCTTCGTCTTGGCAGTTTGCGAAGAAGCACTCTTGGAAGTGCGCACTGCCAACAGCTGTCTTAACTAGCTCTTGGTCGATTGCACGCAGGCCTTCAACCACATCTTTCGATACTGCTGCTTTCACTTCGTTAAGGATCGCTGCGTTAGCTTGCTGTGGTGCAGCACGCTCGATTGGGTAACCTTCGCCACGCTTGCCAGTAAACGCTTTTTCGAAGATGTAACGAACGTTCAGCTCACCAGCCCAACCAAAACCTTTCGCGAACGCTAGAGAGATAGCGTTACCGTTGTTGATTTGATTAAACAAGAATGCGTCAGATGGCTCTAGGCAGTAACCACAAACAACACCTGGGTGTAGGTTGCTGGCCATCAGTGCGCCTTGACCTGTACCACAACCGGTTACAACGAAATCAACAGCTTTAGAGTTCAGAAGAATGCTCGCCATGATACCTAGGTGAATGTACGTTAGGTGGTGGTCGTTTTCATCTTTCATGCCAACATTGAATACTTCGTGGCCAAGGCCACCTGCAACGTTGTTTAGCTCAGCTGCAACCATAGCATTTTTAGGCGCCTGGCTGTTTTCCATCATAAGTGCGATTTTCATAACAATATCTCTCTGTCGTTGATGAGCTGATTATATGTGATGGCTTGAAAAATGAAAAGCCTTTTCAAAAAATTAAAAATTAACTTTTTGCTAATGGTGCGGCTTGCGGAAAGCGGGTTCAGGGTTTGGTCTCTGCTAAATGCTGGCATTTTTAGAGTAGAAGAAAAGTACTAACAATTAAATGCGAACGGTAAATTTATGTTTTTAAATGGCTTTGTTTCTATTGCGCTAACGGCTGTGTGCAAAAATAAGTCTATGTCGGTTTGAAAGGGCGGGTAATGGCTATATCTCATTTGTGAAACATGGTTTCATTTATTTTGATTATTTCGATTGGTGGTGTAAGATGTCGCTATCGAGTGTTAAATGAAACTCCAGCAATAGAGGTAAGGTAGAGAAATGTTTGTATTCAATAACGAAGTTGCGATGGAAGATCTGGGTGAAGGGATCAGCCGTAAAATCCTAGCCCACAGCGACAACATGATGTCTGTCGAAGTCCACTTTGAAGAAGGTGCGATCGGTGCCCTGCACACTCACCCGCATGAGCAGCTGACTTACGTATTGTCTGGTGAATTCGAATTTACAATTGGCAATGACACCAAAATTGTTAAAGCGGGTGATACGATGTACAAGGAGCCAGAAATTGTGCATGGCTGCCGTTGTCTAAAGGCTGGTGTATTGATCGATACATTCACCCCGATGCGTAAAGACTTCATCAGCTAATTTGGTGAAAGTAAGATTAACGCAAGATCCCTGAGCTCTTAGTCGCTCGGGGATTTTTTTTGCCTATGTACCCAAGGATGCTAGGTTCAGCGAGATCTACTGGGTTGATAGGCAAAAAAACACCGAACGTTTTTTACGTTCGGTGTTAAGGCATTCAGGATATGCGTTTAACGTTTCCTGGCTGTGATTAACGGGCCAGCCACCCACCGTCAACGGCAAGGGTATAGCCTTGAATATAGCTGGCGGCGTCAGATGCCAGGAAGACGGCTGGGCCGGAAAGATCTTCCGGCTTACCCCAGCGCTCCGCAGGGATACGATCCAAGATTTCCTGGTTGCGTTTTTCATCCTGGCGTAGCTGAGCGGTGTTATCTGTTGCCATATAACCAGGGGAGATGGCGTTGACATTGATACCGTGTTTAGCCCACTCATTAGCTAGCAGTTTCGTGAGGCCGGCAATACCGCTTTTGGATGCCGTGTAAGAGGGCACACGGATCCCACCCTGGAACGATAGCATCGACGCAATATTGATGATTTTTCCGCCGCTCCCCTGGGCGATGAACTTTTTGGCGACAGCTTGGCTGAGGAAAAAAGCGGTTTTGAGATTAATATCCATGACATCATCCCAGTCGGATTCACTGAAATTGATGGCGTCTTCACGGCGGATGATACCGGCATTGTTCACTAAGATGTCGACTTTGCCAAAGTGCTCCACGGTTTGTTGCACGATTGCAGGAATATCATCCAATTTCATCAAATTGGCTCGGATATCAATAAACTGACGACCAATAGCTTCGACTTTCTTCTGCGTTTCTACGCTGCCAGAAGAGCTAACGCCGACAATATGGCATCCGGCTTGTGCTAGGCCTACAGCAATGCCCTGACCTAACCCTCTGTTGCAACCTGTAACAATGGCTACTTTACCATCAAGGTTAAATGAATTCAGAATCATGCCTTTTCCTCAAGGTGATGGCTGTTTGTGTAATGGTTGAGAGGGATAATACCATCATGATTCATCTTTTCAATAAAAAAGAAATGGCGTTTCAATTTATGTGATCTTAGCGATGTGTTAACGGGAGACTAATGGTCATAACAAATTGTGTTGCCGAGTCATAAATTTGATAGTGGTCACGTTTTTGATTTGTTTTTTTAAATTGAACCATTGTTTTGATTTTTTGTGTGCTTGTCCGTCGAGGTAGGTTATAATCACTTTAACTTGAAACATTGTTTTGATTATTGTGACGGTCGGGCTGTGTAAGTGTTCCTCTGCGTACTATGCTTACAGGTTATCCCAGCCTGGCTGCTGATTTAATATCGGAGAAATAGAATGGCAAAAGGTAACGTAATCGACCTGAGCTTTGAGGTTTTTGAAGACAGTGATACTGGGGTGAAAGTGACTCGCCTTACCCCGAAAGGTATGACTTGCCACCGTAACTACTTTTACCAAAAGTGTTTTACTAATGATGGTACTAAGTTACTTTTTGCCGGCGACTTCGATGGTAATCGTAACTACTATTTGCTGGAACTAGAAAAGCAGCAAGCTACACAGCTGACTGAAGGCGCAGGCGACAATACGTTTGGCGGTTTCATTTCAACGGATGAGAAAAGCTTCTTTTATGTGAAGAACGAGTTACACCTGATGAAGGTGGATCTAGAGACGCTGGAAGAGAGCGTTATCTATACCGTTGACAGCGAATGGAAAGGTTACGGTACGTGGGTGGCTAATTCTGACTGCACCAAGCTTGTTGGTATCGAGATTTTGAAATCGTGCTGGAAGCCATTGACAGATTGGCAGAAATTCCAAGACTTCTATCATACCAACCCAACGTGCCGCTTGATTAAGGTTGACATCCAGACGGGTGAACTGGAAGTTGTTCATCAGGATGATGCGTGGCTGGGCCACCCAATCTACCGTCCTTTTGACGATTCGACGGTTGGCTTCTGCCATGAAGGGCCGCATGATCTTGTGGATGCGCGCATGTGGCTGGTTAATGAAGACGGTTCGAACGTTCGTAAGATCAAAGAGCATGCCGAAGGCGAGTCTTGTACTCACGAGTTCTGGATCCCAGACGGTTCGGCGATGGCCTATGTTTCTTACTTCAAGGGCCAGACGGATCGCGTCATTTACAAAGCTGATCCGGTGACGCTAGAAAATGAAGAAGTAATGGTGATGCCGCCGTGTTCACACTTGATGAGTAACTTCGATGGTTCTTTGATGGTCGGTGATGGCTGTGATGCGCCAGTGGATGTGGCTGATAGCGACGGTTATAACATTGAGAATGACCCGTTCCTTTACATCTTGAACACCAAGACCAAAACG
Proteins encoded:
- a CDS encoding bifunctional 4-hydroxy-2-oxoglutarate aldolase/2-dehydro-3-deoxy-phosphogluconate aldolase, whose amino-acid sequence is MTTLNARMAELKVIPVIAIKDADKAVKLAQVLSENGLPCAEVTFRTEAAAQAIRNMRDAFPEMLIGAGTVLNAEQVDQAIDAGVDFIVSPGFNPTTVKYCQQREMPIIPGVNNPSMVEQAMELGLNTLKFFPAEPSGGVNMLKAMTAVYPVSFMPTGGVSPANVKDYLAVKSVFACGGTWMVPGNLIDEERWDELAVLVKEVANVVA
- a CDS encoding sugar kinase, which translates into the protein MSLKHVAVIGECMVELQRKGELIKQSFGGDTLNTALYLSRLTHQYGVETSYVTGLGTDSFSRDMLDAWQQEHINTELVFQSEDKNPGLYLIETDNTGERTFHYWRNDAAARYWLDNIDTQALIEKLSRFEMIYLSGISLAILPDQARETLFGVLRACKEQGSKIVFDNNYRPRLWQNTDVAAMHYQTMLSLTDIALLTFDDEVMLYGEHSVETCIARTQEHGVSEIIIKRGAEDCLVITAEGCQSVAATRVENVVDTTAAGDSFSAGYLATRLTGGNTEQAAQNAHLLAGTVIQHQGAIIPSTAMPVLFKSN
- the kdgR gene encoding DNA-binding transcriptional regulator KdgR, encoding MESTKQPEAVSSVMKVFGILQALGEQKEIGVTELSQRLMMSKSTVYRFLQTMKMLGYVSQEGETDKYALTLKLFELGATSLEHVDLIDLCDKEMQLISQQTNEALHLGALDENAIIYIHKIDSGYNLRMQSRIGRRNPLYSTAIGKVLLAYRSEEFTRSALQDVDFIKHTDKTLENIDQLLSELKTVKEQAFAEDNEEQEPGLRCLAAPVFDRFGNVIAGLSISLPTIRFDEKRKSYYVELLQNASKKVSEQLGFHNYP
- the kduD gene encoding 2-dehydro-3-deoxy-D-gluconate 5-dehydrogenase KduD, with the protein product MILNTFNLEGKVAIVTGCDTGLGQGMALGLAQAGCNIVGVNIVEPTETIEKIKETGREFLDIRANLMKTDDIASIVDQAVTKFGKIDILVNNAGIIRREDAINFSESDWDDVMNINIKSVFFMSQAVAKQFIAQGHGGKIVNIASMLSFQGGIRVPSYTASKSGVMGVTRLMANEWAKHNINVNAIAPGYMATNNTAQLRADEKRNAEILERIPADRWGEPSDLAGPCVFLASDAASYVNGYTLAVDGGWLAR
- a CDS encoding YgjV family protein, with the protein product MSELSLAQALGFVSFALGITAFYQKDDKKLKVVMVIFNINHMLHFFLLGAVTAGFSALLSAFRTALSVKFQSKLLAYFFIACNLVVGFYLAEQWLDLLPIAGACIGTYALFCLEGIKMRLAFLVGALCWLSNNIAVGSIGGTLLEATLLSVNVVTMLRLYRQQRVAVAGC
- a CDS encoding Ig-like domain-containing protein is translated as MKKGFIFPVILFTGISHAGSNIVLSSDTGDWIGGGNNVELTGDFTTSFSGQTIRISHPSGYSFEFVAPDNSDLSKQAYLDAERAAFRGPMSPGIEVNAAHRGCNKIAGEFYIYEYAFAGSDERLAMDFIQYCDSSTAKLAGSIRINSNIPEPYPYPFPVITADKSIHVEGSRINISGAHSFSKTASISGYYWEVLPNALLNLSTATEQVSSLTVADGIALGGETAVLKLTVTDTLGQSATAEKEISLSSKSDPATYFRMESQSGDYIGGGQDWYFDTATSTISLDKNHDNGVTVSVQGSTWWSADFAAPDQAQLTEGAYDDAERFPFHSAGIAGLSISGDSRGCNVLFGNFNVSTLTWDNNTPTSFKADFEQHCESPSAPLLKGQVAFNVTHESVPTANAGNDLTVLEGTLVNLDGSASFDNIGNISLYTWSTSESGIDLNNATNSRASFIAPRLGDRVESQDFVLELLIEDDEGYQSKDSVTVKVLENNVAPVAQNDEVELYVGETINVESLTNDSDSDGTIIVDSIKIISNPQHGEATVKSNGVIEYRHTGDQPITDTIEYQVTDNDGASSNTAVINITVVEKPSTPDTGTDNGTDTDNGTDTDNGTDTDNGTDTDSGTDTDSGTDTDSGTGTDAKTDTNGSGGGQIGMWSLILLGVITWVRRKKTELLQR
- a CDS encoding HAD-IA family hydrolase, translating into MKLDAILWDYDGTIVNSVPKNIDITKRILSIVAPHLTGDNLPYCLQSEAAYHQVNHAAKNWQELYVKYYGMTESEMLAAGALWTEHQLSNTTPVTLFAGVEDTVRRLAAVPHGICSQNAAKNIKGVLAEAQVDTFFQAVIGYDDVSQSGQKPSPEGGIRCLEQLFATPENKVIMYVGDHEADVQFARNLQTELGLHSTVIAVAAAYSGAAPEQWDTQPDFIIHAPSELAIICENYL
- a CDS encoding RpiB/LacA/LacB family sugar-phosphate isomerase: MKIALMMENSQAPKNAMVAAELNNVAGGLGHEVFNVGMKDENDHHLTYIHLGIMASILLNSKAVDFVVTGCGTGQGALMASNLHPGVVCGYCLEPSDAFLFNQINNGNAISLAFAKGFGWAGELNVRYIFEKAFTGKRGEGYPIERAAPQQANAAILNEVKAAVSKDVVEGLRAIDQELVKTAVGSAHFQECFFANCQDEAIKEYVLSVLEK
- a CDS encoding cupin domain-containing protein, which translates into the protein MFVFNNEVAMEDLGEGISRKILAHSDNMMSVEVHFEEGAIGALHTHPHEQLTYVLSGEFEFTIGNDTKIVKAGDTMYKEPEIVHGCRCLKAGVLIDTFTPMRKDFIS
- the kduD gene encoding 2-dehydro-3-deoxy-D-gluconate 5-dehydrogenase KduD; translated protein: MILNSFNLDGKVAIVTGCNRGLGQGIAVGLAQAGCHIVGVSSSGSVETQKKVEAIGRQFIDIRANLMKLDDIPAIVQQTVEHFGKVDILVNNAGIIRREDAINFSESDWDDVMDINLKTAFFLSQAVAKKFIAQGSGGKIINIASMLSFQGGIRVPSYTASKSGIAGLTKLLANEWAKHGINVNAISPGYMATDNTAQLRQDEKRNQEILDRIPAERWGKPEDLSGPAVFLASDAASYIQGYTLAVDGGWLAR
- a CDS encoding oligogalacturonate lyase family protein, coding for MAKGNVIDLSFEVFEDSDTGVKVTRLTPKGMTCHRNYFYQKCFTNDGTKLLFAGDFDGNRNYYLLELEKQQATQLTEGAGDNTFGGFISTDEKSFFYVKNELHLMKVDLETLEESVIYTVDSEWKGYGTWVANSDCTKLVGIEILKSCWKPLTDWQKFQDFYHTNPTCRLIKVDIQTGELEVVHQDDAWLGHPIYRPFDDSTVGFCHEGPHDLVDARMWLVNEDGSNVRKIKEHAEGESCTHEFWIPDGSAMAYVSYFKGQTDRVIYKADPVTLENEEVMVMPPCSHLMSNFDGSLMVGDGCDAPVDVADSDGYNIENDPFLYILNTKTKTSTRLAKHSTSWEVLDGDRQITHPHPSFTPDDSGVLFTSDFEGVPSLYIAEIPEQLRS